The following nucleotide sequence is from SAR324 cluster bacterium.
ATCCCGTCGAGACTTGGGTTGGCCAATGTCCGAAACCATCTTTCCAGTCCACAATTGATCGCCTGGCTAAAAAGTGATGTTTTTGCGATGCATGGGTACATCGAATTGTTTCTGGAGGGGAAATGGGTCAAGGCAACTCCCGCGTTCAATCAATCCCTATGTCAGAAAATGGGAGTGGCGGCGCTGGAATTTGACGGACGACAGGATTCCATTTTTCAACAATTTACCAAAGAAGGCCGAAAACACATGGAATATCTTAAACTCCATGGAGAATTCGCGGATCTCCCCTATGACCTGATCTGTCGGGAACTGGCGAAGCATTACCCGCATCTCATCAACGCAGCTACAATTCGGGGAAAATCGCTGGAATCTGATCTTCAGACATCTTCATGACTGGTTCTTCAAATTCAAGAGTTGTAAGTTCTCAGTTATCAGCCTTCAGCTTTTAGTAAGTCATTAAAACTGAGAACTGAAAGCTGAGAACTTACCACTGTCGAGAACAAACAAGGACCGACTCACTCCATCATAAAAAAATAATTTCACCCTTTTTTTATTTTTAATTCGACATGATACCAACAAAAGCAAATCAGTATCTTTGGGGATTTATCAGTATTCTGGCCGTTATCGATTTAATCATCCGCAGGCAAAACCTCGTATTTTGGTCTCTGATGGAGTGGGGATTTTACCTGTTGTCGATCCTGTTTGCGGGTTGTTGCGCGCTGGTGATGCGAACCGCATTGCTTAAATGGTGTGGAAACCGGAAAAAACTGTTGATCGG
It contains:
- a CDS encoding transglutaminase domain-containing protein — its product is MDPYLKPTIFFDFENPIVLEFAEQVAGGIQDKVDIAKALYLAVRDEIQYNPYTFSVIPETLSASHVVRERKSYCIPKAVLLGALARHFGIPSRLGLANVRNHLSSPQLIAWLKSDVFAMHGYIELFLEGKWVKATPAFNQSLCQKMGVAALEFDGRQDSIFQQFTKEGRKHMEYLKLHGEFADLPYDLICRELAKHYPHLINAATIRGKSLESDLQTSS